Proteins from a genomic interval of Halomonas alkaliantarctica:
- the cmoA gene encoding carboxy-S-adenosyl-L-methionine synthase CmoA produces the protein MSNASYRDAIFSTPLDRVARFSFDEKVVACFPDMIRRSVPGYGQILGMLSLIAQRHLRHGAHVYDLGCSLGASGLALAGALAPDAFRYTGVDLSPAMVAQARQTFADECPAHAMQVEEADIRTLEYAPSGMIILNFTLQFLPAADRDALLARLYAALEPGGVLILSEKTVDADERDNAWRVERYHDFKRANGYSDLEISQKRTALENVLVPDTLDALHGRLKQAGFPRSMTWFQYLNFASIIAFKEG, from the coding sequence ATGAGTAATGCATCTTACCGTGACGCTATCTTTTCGACACCCCTTGACCGAGTAGCGCGGTTCTCTTTCGATGAAAAGGTAGTCGCGTGCTTTCCTGACATGATCCGTCGATCGGTACCTGGCTACGGACAAATCCTTGGCATGTTGAGCTTAATTGCCCAGCGCCATCTGCGTCACGGCGCCCATGTATATGACCTTGGCTGTTCACTGGGCGCTTCCGGTCTTGCGCTGGCAGGGGCGCTGGCACCTGATGCCTTTCGCTACACGGGCGTCGATCTCTCTCCCGCCATGGTGGCACAGGCACGGCAAACTTTTGCTGACGAGTGCCCAGCACACGCTATGCAGGTAGAAGAAGCCGACATTCGTACCCTGGAGTATGCGCCTTCGGGCATGATCATTCTCAACTTTACCCTACAGTTTCTACCCGCCGCCGACCGTGATGCGCTATTGGCGCGGCTTTATGCAGCGCTGGAACCCGGTGGTGTGCTGATTCTCTCTGAGAAAACCGTGGATGCCGACGAGCGCGACAACGCTTGGCGGGTTGAACGCTATCACGATTTCAAGCGCGCCAATGGCTACAGCGATTTAGAGATTAGCCAGAAACGTACTGCCCTTGAGAATGTGCTGGTGCCCGACACGTTGGACGCACTGCACGGGCGTCTAAAGCAGGCGGGCTTCCCCCGTTCGATGACCTGGTTTCAGTATTTAAATTTCGCGTCCATCATTGCTTTTAAGGAGGGGTGA
- the pgi gene encoding glucose-6-phosphate isomerase: MASASSATPDTLPAWQTLKHHAETLQHVHLKTLFGTEPSRWESFTRQVAGLTLDLSKQRWDDDTLEHLFTLASEAGVPSAIEALLNGKRVNVSENRPALHTALRLPADATLEVEGEDIVAAVHESLSQMERLVSRLHAGQWRGATGKPIRHVVNLGVGGSDLGPLMVTHALADFRPKDIHPVEVHFASTMDGSQLADYLSRLNPETTIFVLSSKSFTTIDTLSNANTAREWLLGRLTQHGATPISAELVVRQHFIGVSASPEKMTEWGIAEDHQLTFWEWVGGRYSLWGTIGLPIVLVVGMANFREFLAGAHAMDRHFAEADMAENLPVLLGLAGIWNVNFLDIRAHSILPYDGRLEYFAAYLEQLEMESNGKSVTRQGQPVNYSTCPVLWGQLGPNAQHAFYQLLHQGTQPVVCDFIAPLKRYDEVEDPDTRRHLKTQHRLALANCFAQSRVLMLGDDALEDDGPRPEHKRYRGNQPSTTVLLDQLTPATLGSLIALYEHKVFVQAVIWDINPFDQWGVELGKQIATDTQKIIDHEGDLSRMDASSRGLIEAFWAAEHE, from the coding sequence ATGGCCTCAGCATCAAGCGCTACCCCCGATACGCTACCTGCGTGGCAGACGTTAAAGCATCATGCTGAAACACTGCAGCACGTTCACTTGAAAACGCTATTTGGCACCGAGCCCTCCCGTTGGGAAAGCTTTACTCGCCAGGTGGCTGGCTTGACGCTGGATCTCTCCAAGCAGCGCTGGGATGACGATACGCTCGAGCATCTGTTTACACTGGCCAGCGAAGCAGGCGTGCCCTCTGCCATTGAGGCGTTGCTAAATGGTAAGCGAGTGAACGTCAGTGAAAACCGCCCGGCGTTACATACGGCGCTGCGTTTGCCCGCCGATGCCACCCTTGAGGTTGAGGGTGAAGATATCGTCGCCGCCGTGCATGAAAGCCTTAGCCAAATGGAGCGCTTGGTCAGCCGGTTGCACGCAGGGCAGTGGCGCGGAGCCACCGGCAAGCCGATTCGGCATGTGGTTAATCTAGGCGTCGGCGGTTCAGATCTGGGTCCGTTAATGGTCACCCATGCGTTGGCAGATTTTCGGCCCAAAGATATTCATCCAGTCGAAGTGCATTTTGCCTCCACCATGGATGGCTCGCAGTTAGCGGATTATCTGAGCCGGTTGAATCCTGAAACCACCATCTTTGTGCTGTCGTCCAAGTCGTTTACCACCATTGATACGCTCTCCAACGCTAACACTGCGCGTGAGTGGCTATTGGGCCGCTTAACCCAGCATGGCGCAACGCCGATTAGCGCTGAGCTGGTAGTGCGTCAGCACTTCATTGGTGTTTCGGCGAGCCCCGAGAAAATGACCGAGTGGGGCATTGCAGAGGATCACCAGTTAACCTTCTGGGAGTGGGTTGGCGGGCGCTACTCGCTATGGGGCACTATTGGCTTACCCATTGTTCTGGTGGTGGGGATGGCGAATTTCCGGGAGTTTTTAGCCGGTGCGCACGCCATGGATCGCCATTTCGCTGAGGCAGATATGGCAGAAAACCTGCCTGTGCTACTGGGGTTGGCGGGAATCTGGAACGTCAATTTTCTAGATATCCGTGCCCACTCCATTCTGCCCTACGATGGCCGTTTGGAGTATTTCGCCGCTTACCTTGAACAGCTTGAGATGGAATCCAACGGCAAGTCGGTCACCCGCCAAGGCCAGCCGGTCAACTACTCGACTTGCCCTGTGCTCTGGGGCCAACTTGGCCCCAACGCCCAGCATGCGTTTTACCAATTGCTACACCAAGGCACTCAGCCGGTGGTGTGTGACTTTATCGCGCCGCTTAAACGTTACGACGAGGTGGAAGATCCGGATACCCGACGCCACCTAAAAACCCAGCACCGCCTGGCACTGGCTAACTGCTTTGCTCAGTCCCGCGTTCTTATGCTTGGCGACGACGCTTTGGAAGATGACGGCCCGAGGCCAGAGCACAAGCGTTACCGTGGCAACCAGCCCTCGACGACGGTGCTACTTGACCAGCTTACGCCCGCTACCCTCGGTTCGCTTATCGCGCTTTACGAGCACAAGGTGTTTGTTCAAGCGGTGATTTGGGATATCAACCCGTTCGACCAGTGGGGCGTTGAGCTGGGAAAACAGATTGCCACGGATACCCAAAAGATTATCGACCATGAGGGCGATCTATCGCGGATGGATGCTTCCAGCCGTGGATTGATAGAAGCATTTTGGGCCGCCGAGCATGAGTGA
- the parE gene encoding DNA topoisomerase IV subunit B — protein MTQFDASQYGASSIEVLSGLEPVRKRPGMYTDTTRPNHLAQEVIDNSVDEALAGHATMINVVLHSDGGIEVQDNGRGMPIDLHPEHGVSGVELIFTKLHSGGKFSSTSYRFSGGLHGVGVSVVNALSRRLDVEVTRDGARHAMAFEFGEKVEELHEIGKAPKRASGTLVRFWPDESYFDSPKLALTRLKHLLRAKAVLCPGLKVTLLEPDGTATEWEFADGLRDYLVEATDGYEVLPAEPFVGHFNDDEHGVDWAIQWLPEGGEVLLESYVNLIPTPQGGTHVNGFRSGLLDALREFCEYRNLLPRGIKLTADDLWERTSFVLSVKMLDPQFAGQTKERLSSRTIAGFVSGVVKDAFSLWLNHHVDQAEAIAELVISAAQNRQKKAKKVARKKVTSGPALPGKLADCSGQDPAQSELFLVEGDSAGGSAKQARNRETQAILPLRGKILNTWEVETHDIYGSQEVHDIAVAIGADPGSADLEKLRYHKICILADADSDGLHIATLLCALFVRHFPSLVDAGHVYVAMPPLYRIDLGKEVHYALDESEKAAILKQLANKRGTPNVQRFKGLGEMSPLQLRETTMSTETRRLVQLTLTEGDGTMEMMDMLLAKKRAGDRKKWLEDYGNLADIEV, from the coding sequence ATGACCCAGTTTGATGCCTCTCAGTACGGCGCGAGTTCCATCGAAGTCCTGTCCGGGCTCGAGCCGGTACGTAAGCGTCCCGGTATGTATACCGACACCACACGCCCCAATCACTTAGCCCAGGAAGTCATAGATAACAGCGTCGATGAAGCGCTGGCGGGTCACGCCACCATGATCAACGTCGTGCTGCATAGCGACGGCGGGATCGAAGTGCAGGACAACGGCCGGGGTATGCCGATCGATCTGCACCCTGAGCACGGTGTTTCAGGCGTTGAACTGATATTTACCAAATTGCACTCAGGTGGCAAATTCTCCTCTACTAGCTATCGCTTCTCAGGCGGCCTGCATGGGGTAGGGGTGTCGGTGGTTAACGCGCTATCGCGCCGGTTAGATGTTGAAGTCACCCGCGACGGCGCGCGCCATGCCATGGCCTTCGAATTTGGCGAGAAAGTCGAAGAGTTACATGAGATTGGCAAAGCCCCGAAGCGGGCGAGCGGCACGCTGGTGCGCTTCTGGCCGGATGAGAGCTACTTCGATAGCCCCAAGCTTGCGTTAACGCGGCTTAAACACCTGTTACGTGCCAAAGCGGTGCTGTGTCCCGGCTTAAAAGTCACGTTGCTAGAACCAGACGGTACCGCCACCGAGTGGGAATTTGCCGATGGTTTGCGCGACTACCTGGTCGAAGCCACCGACGGCTACGAAGTGCTGCCGGCGGAGCCGTTTGTCGGCCACTTCAATGACGACGAGCACGGCGTGGATTGGGCGATCCAGTGGCTACCCGAAGGTGGCGAAGTGTTGCTGGAGAGCTACGTTAACCTGATTCCCACCCCGCAGGGCGGCACCCACGTGAACGGCTTTCGTTCCGGGCTGCTGGATGCGCTGCGCGAATTCTGCGAATACCGCAACCTGTTGCCCCGGGGCATAAAACTCACCGCCGACGATCTTTGGGAGCGCACCTCCTTTGTGCTCTCGGTAAAAATGCTCGACCCACAGTTTGCCGGGCAAACCAAAGAGCGGCTCTCGTCACGAACCATTGCCGGTTTTGTTTCCGGCGTCGTTAAGGACGCTTTCTCGCTTTGGCTGAATCACCACGTGGATCAGGCCGAAGCGATTGCCGAGCTGGTGATCAGCGCGGCGCAAAATCGTCAGAAAAAAGCCAAAAAGGTCGCCCGTAAAAAGGTCACGTCCGGCCCGGCGCTGCCCGGTAAACTGGCGGACTGCTCCGGCCAGGATCCCGCCCAGAGCGAGCTGTTTTTGGTTGAAGGGGACTCGGCCGGCGGCAGTGCTAAGCAGGCGCGTAACCGCGAAACCCAGGCCATTCTGCCCCTGCGCGGTAAAATCCTGAATACCTGGGAGGTGGAGACCCACGATATTTACGGCTCCCAAGAGGTTCACGATATCGCGGTCGCCATTGGCGCCGATCCTGGCAGCGCCGATTTAGAAAAACTGCGTTACCACAAAATCTGTATTCTCGCCGACGCCGACTCCGACGGCCTGCACATCGCCACACTGCTCTGTGCGCTGTTTGTACGCCATTTTCCGAGTTTGGTCGACGCAGGGCATGTCTATGTAGCGATGCCGCCGCTCTACCGTATCGATCTGGGTAAAGAAGTGCACTACGCCCTGGATGAGAGCGAAAAAGCCGCCATTCTCAAGCAATTGGCCAACAAGCGCGGCACACCTAACGTACAGCGCTTTAAAGGCCTGGGTGAAATGAGCCCGTTGCAGCTGCGGGAAACCACCATGTCGACGGAAACCCGGCGCTTAGTGCAGCTCACCCTGACGGAGGGCGACGGCACCATGGAAATGATGGATATGCTGCTGGCCAAAAAACGTGCCGGTGACCGCAAAAAGTGGCTGGAAGATTACGGCAACCTCGCAGACATTGAGGTATAA
- the parC gene encoding DNA topoisomerase IV subunit A produces the protein MTMDIQVAEGDVERLSLRDYTEKAYLDYSMYVILDRALPNIGDGMKPVQRRIIYAMRELALHANAKYKKSARTVGDVLGKFHPHGDSACYEAMVLMAQPFSYRYPLVDGQGNWGSPDDPKSFAAMRYTEAKLSKFAEVLLGELGQGTVDWAPNFDGTMQEPLVLPAKLPHVLLNGGTGIAVGMATDIPPHNVSEVVEATCHLLRNPKATTADLMEFVPAPDFPTDAEIITPPADLRKLYESGRGSVKLRARYEREEANIVITSVPYQVSGAKVLEQIAAQMQAKKLPMVADLRDESTHEEPTRLVIEPRSNRIDVESLMAHLFATTDLEKNVRVNMNVIGLDGRPRVMPLPEMLGEWLQFRRSTVRRRLEHRLGKVEDRLHILAGLLIAYLDLDEVIRIIREEDDPKASLMATFSLSERQAEAILELRLRHLAKLEEMKIRGEQDELEKERKYLEGLLGSEAKLTTLIEKEIRASGKEHGDERRSPLVEREESKALSEVELLGADPITVVLSDKGWIRAAKGHDIDPEGLSYKAGDSFQLAAKGKTNQPLVLLDDTGRAYTLSAHNLPSARGQGEPVTGRANVAAGAKMAGLMFAPPERRFVLATDGGYGFVARLDTLTGKNKAGKAVLSLPKGCNVMAPVEVPEGDELWVASVSNEGRLLLFPLEQLPEMSKGKGNKMLDIPGPRAARREEFVTGIVVLASSDALLIHAGKRKLTLKADDLAYYRGERGRRGSKLPRGFQKVDRLEAGE, from the coding sequence ATGACCATGGATATTCAAGTAGCTGAGGGGGACGTCGAACGTCTATCCCTGCGTGACTACACCGAAAAAGCGTACCTCGACTACTCGATGTACGTCATTCTCGACCGCGCCTTGCCCAATATCGGCGACGGTATGAAACCTGTGCAGCGGCGGATTATTTACGCCATGCGCGAGCTGGCGCTGCACGCTAACGCCAAGTATAAAAAGTCGGCGCGTACCGTCGGTGACGTGTTGGGTAAATTCCACCCCCATGGCGACAGCGCCTGCTACGAAGCTATGGTGCTGATGGCTCAGCCGTTTAGCTACCGATACCCGCTGGTAGACGGCCAAGGCAACTGGGGTAGTCCCGACGACCCCAAATCTTTCGCTGCCATGCGCTACACCGAGGCCAAGCTTTCCAAGTTTGCCGAAGTGCTGCTGGGTGAACTGGGTCAAGGCACCGTCGATTGGGCACCCAACTTTGATGGCACCATGCAGGAGCCACTGGTACTGCCGGCCAAGTTACCCCATGTGCTGCTCAATGGCGGTACAGGGATTGCGGTTGGCATGGCGACCGATATTCCGCCGCATAATGTGTCAGAAGTCGTCGAAGCCACATGCCATTTGCTGCGCAACCCTAAGGCGACTACTGCCGATTTAATGGAGTTCGTCCCTGCGCCGGATTTTCCCACCGATGCGGAAATTATTACTCCGCCTGCTGATCTGCGAAAGCTGTACGAATCGGGGCGTGGCTCGGTCAAGCTGCGCGCTCGCTATGAGCGCGAAGAGGCCAATATCGTGATCACTTCGGTGCCGTACCAGGTGAGTGGCGCCAAGGTACTTGAGCAGATTGCCGCGCAAATGCAGGCCAAAAAGCTGCCCATGGTGGCCGACCTGCGCGATGAGTCGACTCATGAAGAGCCAACCCGTTTAGTGATTGAGCCGCGCTCCAACCGCATTGACGTCGAGTCGTTGATGGCGCACCTGTTCGCCACCACCGACTTGGAAAAGAACGTGCGTGTGAACATGAACGTGATCGGTCTGGACGGCCGCCCACGGGTCATGCCGCTGCCGGAAATGCTGGGCGAATGGCTGCAGTTCCGGCGCAGCACGGTACGCCGTCGTTTAGAGCATCGCCTGGGCAAGGTTGAAGATCGCCTGCATATCCTGGCAGGCCTGTTAATCGCCTACCTCGATCTGGACGAAGTAATCCGCATTATTCGTGAAGAGGATGATCCGAAAGCCTCGCTGATGGCGACGTTTAGTCTCTCCGAGCGCCAAGCGGAAGCCATTTTAGAGCTGCGCTTGCGTCACCTTGCCAAGCTCGAAGAGATGAAAATACGCGGCGAGCAGGATGAACTGGAAAAAGAGCGCAAATATTTAGAAGGGCTGTTAGGCAGCGAAGCCAAGCTCACCACGCTGATCGAAAAAGAGATCCGCGCGTCGGGTAAAGAGCATGGCGACGAACGACGCTCGCCGCTGGTCGAACGCGAAGAGTCCAAGGCGCTTTCAGAAGTCGAACTGCTAGGCGCTGACCCGATTACCGTAGTGCTTTCCGATAAAGGCTGGATTCGCGCGGCGAAAGGGCACGATATCGACCCCGAGGGGCTCTCTTATAAAGCCGGAGATAGCTTTCAACTGGCGGCGAAAGGTAAAACCAATCAGCCGCTGGTGCTGCTGGATGACACCGGTCGTGCCTACACGCTGTCTGCGCATAACCTACCCAGTGCGCGGGGGCAAGGTGAACCGGTTACCGGGCGCGCTAATGTTGCCGCCGGAGCGAAAATGGCGGGGCTGATGTTTGCGCCACCGGAGCGACGCTTCGTACTTGCCACTGACGGTGGCTATGGCTTTGTGGCGCGGCTCGATACGCTCACCGGTAAAAACAAAGCCGGTAAAGCGGTACTTAGCCTGCCTAAGGGCTGCAACGTCATGGCGCCAGTGGAAGTGCCAGAGGGCGACGAGCTGTGGGTGGCTTCTGTTTCAAATGAGGGCAGACTGCTGCTGTTCCCCTTGGAGCAGTTACCCGAGATGTCTAAAGGTAAGGGCAATAAAATGCTCGATATCCCAGGCCCACGAGCCGCCCGCCGGGAGGAGTTTGTTACCGGTATTGTGGTGCTAGCCTCCAGTGACGCGCTGTTGATTCATGCCGGTAAGCGCAAGCTAACACTAAAAGCTGACGATTTAGCTTATTATCGCGGCGAGCGTGGCCGCCGCGGCAGCAAGTTGCCCCGCGGCTTCCAAAAAGTAGATCGACTAGAGGCAGGGGAATAA
- the serB gene encoding phosphoserine phosphatase SerB, translating into MARGDLILTVLAARLSADIQSQVDALIVQFGLQKRSTQRLADVSLQQSKCIDCIEHRLVGEVDIEAIRNAARVLSETLTVDIVVQADTRDHVQPRLVCFDMDSTLIKAEVIDELARRHGVGDEVAEVTERAMRGELDFKASFRERMSKLAGLDESVLAEIAEELPLMEGVERLMDNLKRLGFRTAILSGGFTYFARHLQEKLGFDEIHANELVIENGKVTGEVSEPIVDAERKAELLESIALREGFTPDQTIAVGDGANDLKMLAKAGMGIAFRAKPLVRAQARQAISTSGLDGVLYLLGYHQQDLTP; encoded by the coding sequence ATGGCACGCGGTGATTTGATCCTAACCGTATTAGCGGCGCGTTTATCCGCGGATATTCAATCCCAGGTAGACGCACTGATTGTGCAATTTGGCCTGCAGAAAAGAAGCACCCAGCGTCTTGCCGACGTCTCGTTACAGCAAAGCAAGTGCATCGACTGTATCGAGCATCGTCTGGTAGGTGAGGTGGATATTGAAGCTATCCGTAATGCCGCACGGGTACTGAGCGAGACTCTGACGGTTGATATTGTTGTCCAAGCGGATACCCGCGATCACGTTCAGCCCCGTTTGGTGTGTTTCGATATGGACTCCACGCTGATCAAAGCCGAAGTGATTGATGAGCTGGCTCGCCGCCATGGCGTGGGTGATGAAGTCGCAGAAGTCACTGAACGTGCCATGCGTGGCGAGTTGGATTTCAAAGCGAGCTTTCGTGAGCGGATGAGCAAGCTGGCCGGTTTGGATGAGTCCGTACTGGCGGAAATCGCGGAAGAGCTGCCACTGATGGAAGGCGTAGAGCGCTTGATGGACAACCTGAAACGACTAGGCTTTCGCACTGCTATTCTCTCTGGCGGCTTCACCTACTTTGCTCGCCACTTGCAGGAGAAGCTTGGCTTTGATGAGATCCACGCCAATGAACTGGTCATCGAAAATGGCAAGGTGACCGGCGAAGTAAGCGAACCGATCGTCGATGCCGAGCGCAAAGCCGAACTGTTAGAGTCCATTGCATTACGAGAAGGGTTTACTCCGGATCAAACAATTGCGGTAGGCGATGGTGCTAACGATCTAAAAATGCTCGCCAAGGCAGGCATGGGAATCGCTTTTCGGGCCAAGCCACTGGTGCGTGCCCAGGCACGTCAGGCGATTTCTACCTCCGGCCTTGATGGTGTTCTCTATCTGCTGGGCTATCACCAGCAGGATTTAACCCCGTAA
- a CDS encoding Na+/H+ antiporter subunit G: MSVIIEALISLLLVAGGIFVFIGSLGMAHLRDFYMRLHGPTKATTLGIGCMLIASMLYFWSLDGKPDIQELLITLFLFITAPVSAHLLAKSGLHLHLKHVDKTQGKPVELRPEEVGDKPVPHPDKGHG, translated from the coding sequence ATGTCAGTAATCATTGAAGCGCTTATATCACTGCTACTGGTGGCTGGCGGGATCTTTGTGTTTATCGGCTCACTGGGAATGGCCCACTTGCGCGATTTCTATATGCGCCTGCACGGCCCGACTAAGGCCACCACTTTGGGTATTGGCTGCATGCTCATCGCTTCGATGCTGTATTTCTGGAGTCTGGACGGCAAACCCGATATTCAAGAGCTGTTAATCACGCTCTTTCTGTTTATTACCGCCCCCGTCAGCGCCCACTTGCTGGCCAAGTCCGGCTTACACCTGCATTTAAAGCACGTCGATAAAACCCAGGGTAAACCGGTAGAGCTGCGTCCAGAAGAGGTGGGCGATAAACCTGTTCCGCACCCCGATAAAGGCCATGGATGA
- a CDS encoding K+/H+ antiporter subunit F, protein MLSIALYITLALVVMALLMNLYRLTIGPSLPDRVLALDTMYVNSIALIVLLGLWLNSKTYFESALLIAMLGFISTVAVCKYILRGDIIE, encoded by the coding sequence ATGCTGAGCATTGCGCTTTATATCACCTTAGCCTTGGTGGTGATGGCACTATTGATGAACCTCTACCGGCTTACCATCGGCCCCAGCCTGCCCGACCGGGTACTCGCGCTGGACACTATGTACGTCAACTCGATTGCGCTGATTGTGCTGTTGGGGCTGTGGCTGAACAGCAAAACCTATTTCGAGTCGGCGCTGCTGATCGCCATGCTAGGTTTCATCAGTACCGTTGCGGTGTGCAAATATATTCTGCGCGGAGACATTATCGAATGA
- a CDS encoding Na+/H+ antiporter subunit E, which produces MITPRSWLPTPVLSILLLVVWLLLVRSYAFGQFVLGGSLAILIPLLTYRFWDARPRIAKPFALLRFLLRVLGDIVVANFEVAYLIANPWRKMKPHFVEYPLMLEDRFTITLLASTISLTPGTVSANLRLDGKSLLIHALDVDDEEALICQIRERYERPLKEIYEC; this is translated from the coding sequence ATGATTACTCCGCGCTCCTGGCTACCCACGCCTGTTTTATCGATACTACTGCTCGTCGTTTGGCTGCTGCTGGTGCGCAGCTACGCCTTTGGCCAATTCGTACTCGGTGGCTCCTTAGCTATCTTGATCCCTCTACTGACCTACCGTTTTTGGGACGCACGCCCACGGATCGCTAAGCCTTTCGCCCTACTGCGCTTTTTACTGCGAGTACTAGGCGATATCGTAGTGGCCAATTTTGAAGTTGCCTATTTGATTGCCAACCCCTGGCGGAAGATGAAGCCTCATTTTGTTGAATATCCATTAATGCTGGAGGATCGATTTACTATCACGCTGCTGGCTAGCACCATTAGCCTGACTCCCGGCACTGTCTCCGCCAATCTGCGCCTGGATGGTAAGTCACTACTGATTCATGCCTTAGATGTAGACGACGAAGAGGCGCTGATTTGCCAGATTCGTGAGCGCTACGAACGCCCGCTCAAGGAGATATACGAATGCTGA
- a CDS encoding monovalent cation/H+ antiporter subunit D, translating into MMQHLIVFPVVLPLVAGILLLYQRQGLVRYKRTVSVTATVLLLLVAIGLLRQAAGGEITYYALGDWQAPFGIVLVLDRLSALMLLLTAVLAVGAVVFACAGDDEKGSNFHGLFQWQLLGINGAFLTGDLFNLFVFFEVLLLASYALLLHGGGKARIQASVHYVVLNLAGSSLFLIAVGILYGATGTLNMADMAIRVAELPAEREGLVTAGALMLLVVFGLKAAILPLYFWLPKAYASAPAPVAALFAIMTKVGIYAILRVYSLIFGDSAGGLEALEQPWVWWLSLATLAAAGIGVLAARDLRLLVAYLVLVSVGTLLAGIGMRSPQAVSALLYYLIHTTLITGGLFLLAEMIGLQRGKAGTRIVKGRPMVQGTALAMLFFVGAIAVAGIPPFSGAFGKALMLNAAEGNQRLWLWPLLLLTSLASLIALSRAGSTLFWRSHRGTISGTPLSRCQWFGVIWLLSAAPLLVAMAGPVSSYTQATAEQLATPQVLIRTLLPDAGDAQ; encoded by the coding sequence ATGATGCAGCATCTAATTGTTTTCCCTGTCGTTCTACCGCTAGTCGCGGGCATATTGCTACTCTATCAGCGCCAAGGATTGGTGCGCTATAAGCGGACTGTTAGCGTTACTGCCACGGTGCTACTGCTGCTGGTTGCGATAGGCCTATTACGGCAAGCCGCCGGTGGTGAAATCACCTACTACGCGCTGGGTGACTGGCAAGCCCCGTTCGGCATTGTGCTAGTGCTGGATCGCCTCTCGGCGTTGATGCTGCTGCTTACGGCCGTGCTGGCCGTTGGCGCGGTGGTTTTTGCCTGCGCCGGTGACGACGAAAAAGGCAGCAACTTCCACGGCCTTTTTCAGTGGCAACTGCTGGGCATTAACGGTGCTTTTTTAACCGGTGATTTATTTAACCTCTTCGTCTTTTTTGAAGTACTTCTGCTAGCATCCTACGCCCTTTTACTTCACGGCGGTGGTAAAGCGCGGATTCAGGCCAGCGTGCACTATGTAGTGCTCAATCTGGCGGGCTCTTCGCTGTTTCTGATTGCGGTGGGAATCCTGTATGGCGCTACGGGTACACTCAACATGGCCGATATGGCAATTCGGGTCGCCGAACTACCCGCTGAGCGTGAAGGTCTAGTGACCGCTGGCGCACTGATGCTACTGGTGGTGTTTGGACTAAAAGCGGCCATTCTGCCGCTCTACTTCTGGCTACCCAAAGCTTACGCCTCGGCCCCCGCGCCTGTAGCAGCGCTGTTTGCCATTATGACCAAAGTGGGTATTTACGCCATTCTGCGCGTCTACTCGCTTATTTTTGGCGATAGCGCTGGCGGTTTGGAAGCGCTGGAACAGCCCTGGGTGTGGTGGCTATCACTCGCTACCCTGGCTGCCGCAGGCATTGGGGTACTGGCAGCGCGAGATTTGCGCTTACTGGTTGCGTACCTAGTGCTGGTGTCGGTGGGCACGCTGCTGGCGGGTATCGGCATGCGCTCGCCCCAGGCGGTCTCTGCGCTTCTATACTACCTGATCCACACAACGTTAATCACCGGTGGTCTGTTCCTGCTAGCGGAAATGATTGGCCTCCAGCGCGGCAAAGCGGGTACACGCATCGTCAAGGGCCGTCCAATGGTGCAGGGCACAGCACTCGCCATGCTGTTTTTTGTCGGCGCTATCGCCGTCGCAGGCATCCCGCCGTTCTCCGGCGCTTTCGGCAAGGCATTGATGCTCAATGCTGCCGAAGGCAACCAACGACTATGGCTATGGCCGCTGCTACTGCTAACCAGTTTAGCCTCGCTGATCGCCCTCTCCCGGGCAGGCTCTACGCTGTTTTGGCGTAGCCACCGGGGCACGATCAGCGGTACACCGCTTTCCCGTTGCCAGTGGTTTGGGGTTATTTGGCTGCTAAGTGCAGCCCCTCTGCTAGTCGCCATGGCCGGGCCAGTGAGCAGCTACACTCAAGCCACGGCTGAGCAATTAGCCACCCCCCAGGTGCTGATTCGCACGCTACTACCTGATGCTGGAGATGCCCAATGA
- a CDS encoding Na+/H+ antiporter subunit C, which produces MELLYAMTTGVLTASGLYLTLRGRTFPVVVGLTLLSYAVNLFLFSMGGLTTDGAAIVSEGTGYADPLPQALVLTAIVIGFAMTAFVVILAMRARSEMGNDHVDGKKEDRE; this is translated from the coding sequence ATGGAACTGCTTTATGCGATGACCACCGGCGTATTAACCGCTTCGGGTCTCTATCTAACGTTACGAGGCCGCACCTTCCCAGTGGTGGTGGGCCTTACGCTGCTCTCTTACGCAGTGAATTTGTTCCTGTTTTCGATGGGGGGATTAACTACTGATGGTGCTGCCATTGTGTCAGAGGGTACGGGTTATGCCGACCCGCTGCCCCAGGCGCTAGTGCTCACAGCCATCGTGATCGGCTTTGCGATGACAGCATTTGTGGTGATCCTGGCCATGCGGGCGCGGAGTGAAATGGGGAACGACCACGTAGACGGTAAAAAGGAAGACCGAGAATGA